The Bacteroides ovatus genomic interval AAACAGACTGATTAGTTCGCTATCCAGACAATTTTTTGAGAGGCAGTGCGCAGCCTGATTCAAAGCCGGATAAAAAGAGACATCTGAAAGCCAAATAAAAAAAATAAAGAGATGAAAATAGCTATTATAGGAGCCGGACACATAGGGAGTGCAATCGTCACTTGTCTGGCGCAAGGACATCTTTACAATGAGAAAGACATTATTGTCTCCAATCCAAACATTGATAAACTGGAGAGACTGCAAGAACATTTCCCTGCAATACACATAACGACCGATAACCAACAAGCCATATCGGAAGCCGAAGTAATCGTCCTCGCCATCAATCCCTGGAAAGTAGATGAAGTATTGTCTCCTCTACGTTTCTCACGTACACAAATCCTCGTATCTCTCGTGTCCGGAGTATGTATCTCCCACCTGGCTCATTTGACAGAAGCCGAGATGCCTATCTTTCGGGCAGTTCCCAATATGGCCATTACAGAACGTTCCAGCCTCACTTTGATAGCTTCCCGCGGAACCGATAAAGAATATCAGCAATTAATAAAACAGATATTTGAAGAAGGAGGAAAATGCCTGTTCCTGCAAGAGAAACAACTAGATACCACTTCCGCATTAACCTCCAGCGGAATAGCTTTCGCCTTAAAATATATGCAAGCGGTTATGCAGGCAGGGATTGAGCTAGGAATTCCCGGCAAGGATGCCATGCAAATGGCAGCGTATAGCATGGAAGGAGCGACAGAACTGATTCTGAATCATAACACTCATCCATTGCTGGAAATAGAGAAAGTAACCACTCCGGGTGGAACCACTATAAAAGGATTGAACGAACTGGAGCACAAAGGCTTCACTTCTTCTATTATTCAAGCCATCAAAAGCAGTGCCACAACTTTGATTGATAAAGAGGAAGAAGATGTAAAAATCTTCCGGTAGTCCTTATGGTATGGTTTCTCAAGTCCTTTTTGCCTATTTTGAAATGCTATATATCCCAAAGACAGCATAAAAGGACTTAAGAAAATATATGCTTAGATTTTATATTCCTCTATCTTCCGGTACAGGGTGGTAAGTCCGATTTTCAACAAACGGGCAGCTTCCGTTTTATTCCCCTTTGTATATTCCAACACACGTGCAATATGTCTGCGTTCCATTGCGGCCAACTCAAAACTGCCTACACTATCATCCGAACATTCATAATGAGTGTTTTGGATTTCCAAAGGAAGATCACAAATATCCAGTCGCCCCCCTTCACACACAATCAGGCTACGCTCAATCACATTTCTCAATTCACGGATGTTCCCTTTCCACGGCTGTTGTTCCAGCGCTTCCAGAAAAGCGGGAGTCATCTCATTGATGGCATACGAAAGTTTTTCGGAGAAACTTTTGGCAAAAGCAGTTGCAAGAATTCTGATATCACCGGTACGTTCACGAAGCGAAGGAAGATGCACCTGAAAAACCGAAAGACGATAAAACAAGTCTTCACGGAAATGTCCTGCTTTGATCTCCTCCTGCAGGTTGCGGTTGGTAGCAGCAATGATACGCACATTGACTCTTGTCGGCTTGGTATCACCGATCTTTATATATTCTCCCGTTTCAAGGATACGCAGTAACTTTGCCTGCAGTTCGAAAGCCATCTCTCCGATTTCATCCAGAAAGATCGTTCCGTTATTAGCTTCTTCAAAAAGTCCTTTCTTATCCTTCAGCGCACCGGTAAACGAGCCAGCCTTATGTCCGAACATCTCGCTTTCGAGCAGTTCTTTACTGAAAGACGAACAGTTGACCGCCACAAAATTCTGTTTGCTCCGTTTACTACTATAATGTATAGCTTGCGCAAAGACTTCCTTTCCTGTTCCTGTTTCCCCCGTCAGTAATACGGGAACATCTGTCACAGACACTTTCTGCGCCAGAGATACAGCCTCTTTCAACACCTTTGACTCACCCAGAATAGAATCGAACGAGTACATCTGCCCGACTTTCTTTTCCAGTTTTTCCAAACGGACATTCATCTTTGCTTTCTCCACGGCACGGCTGATTAAAGGAATAATCTTGTTATTATCATCTCCTTTCGTTATATAATCAAATGCACCGTTTTTAATAGCCTGCACCCCGTCGGGAATATTGCCGTGAGCAGTAAGAAGAATCACCTCTACATTGGGAGCTATTTTCTTGATGTTCAACACCAGATCTACTCCGTTTCCATCAGGAAGAAAAACATCGCATAAAGCTACGTCGGGCGATTGAATTTCCAGTTGTTTGAGGGCAGCTTTGCAATCACCTGCCTGACACACTTCATAGCCCTCAAGTTCCAGCATACGAGCTAAAAGGCTGCGAATCTGGACTTCATCGTCAATAATAAGAATTTTATTCATACAATTTATCTACATTAAATAGAAGAATGAAAAACAGGGTGCGCAAATATAGTTTTTTTATCTGAATCCATGAACATTTCTTCCATACAGTTTGTTCTTTCCACAGGAAACTATTTACGCTATAAACAGATGAAAATAATTATTATTGGGGGAGTTGCAGGAGGAGCCACCACTGCTGCCCGAATCAGACGAGTAGATGAAACAGCTGAAATTGTCCTTTTAGAAAAAGGAAAGTACATATCATACGCCAATTGTGGCCTACCCTATTATATAGGGGGAGTGATAGAGGAACGGGATAAATTGTTCGTGCAAACGCCCGAAGCCTTTTCTACACGCTTTCGCGTAGATGTACGTACAGAAAACGAAGCGATTTTCATTGACCGGAAAAGAAAGACAGTGACCATCCGGCAAAGCAGTGAAGATACTTATGAAGAGAGCTATGATAAGTTAGTCATATCTACCGGAGCCTCTCCGGTACGCCCCCCTCTTCCCGGAATCGACCTAAGTGGAATTTTCACACTAAGAAATGTCACCGACACAGATCGGATCAAAGAATATATCAAGAGCCACGCCCCACGAAAAGCCGTTGTCGTAGGAGCCGGATTTATCGGCCTTGAAATGGCGGAAAACTTACATGCACAGGGAGCGAAAGTATCGATTGTGGAAATGGGCAATCAAGTGATGGCCCCTATTGATTTTTCGATGGCATCACTTGTTCATCAACATCTGATGGATAAAGGAGTAAACCTCTATTTGGAGCAAGCTGTCGCCTCTTTTAGCCGGGATGGAAGAGGATTGAAAGTTACTTTCAAGAATGGCCAGTCAATCTCTGCCGACATCGTTATTCTATCTATCGGCGTACGTCCGGAAACCAATCTGGCACGGGCTGCCGAACTGACTATCGGTCCTGCAGGAGGTATCGCTGTAAACGATTACCTGCAAACCTCTGACGAGTCTATTTATGCCATCGGTGACGCGATCGAGTTCCGCCACCCGATCACGGGCAAACCCTGGCTCAACTATCTCGCCGGACCCGCCAACCGTCAGGGACGCATCGTTGCGGACAATGTCCTCGGAGCAAAGATTCCTTACGAAGGCTCTATCGGTACTTCAATCGCAAAGGTTTTCGACATGACCGTTGCTTCAACCGGCTTACCCGGCAAGCGTCTGCGTCAGGAAGAGATAGACTATATGTCGTCTACCATTCATCCCGCTTCCCATGCCGGTTACTATCCGGATGCCATGCCGATGAGCATTAAAATCACTTTCGATAAAAAGACAGGAAGATTGTATGGCGGACAAATCGTTGGTTACGATGGGGTGGACAAACGGATTGACGAACTCGCACTTGTCATCAAGCACGAGGGAACAATCTACGATCTGATGAAAGTTGAACAAGCGTATGCTCCTCCGTTCTCTTCGGCCAAAGATCCGGTAGCACTGGCAGGATATGTAGCTGAAGATATCATCACAGGCAAAAACAATCCTGTGTATTGGAGAGAATTGCGAGACATTGAAATGGAAAATAAGTTCCTATTGGATGTCCGCACCCCGGATGAATTTTCATTGGGTAGCTTACCGGGTGCCGTGAATATTCCGTTGGATGAACTTCGCGACCGGTTGGCAGAATTACCGAAAGATAAAATGATTTATACATTTTGTGCAGTCGGGTTACGGGGGTATCTTGCTTACCGTATACTGACACAACACGGATTTGACAAGGTACGTAATCTCTCGGGAGGATTAAAGACTTATCGGGCTGCCACTACTCCCATCATCATACGGGAAGAAAATGGAAACGAAATAGACGAATCACCCATACAAAAGGAAACCGCTTCCCAAACCAGTCAACCCAACGTTTCTACAGCTCCCATCACTGCTGCAGCTGATGCTTCCGCTACCTCTGCCAAAACAGTCCGGGTGGATGCCTGCGGGTTACAGTGTCCCGGTCCGATTCTGAAAATGAAGAAAACAATGGATACACTGGTTTCAGGCGAACGGGTGGAAATCACCTCTACCGATCCGGGTTTTCCGCGCGACGCCGCCGCATGGTGCAGTTCGACGGGTAATCAATTGATTTCGAAAGATACCTCCGGAGGAAAATCTATTGTTGTCATAGAAAAAGGAGAACCAAAATCGTGCAATATTGTTACTTCATGTGAGGGCAAAGGAAAAACCTTCATCATGTTCAGTGATGATTTGGATAAAGCCTTGGCTACTTTTGTACTGGCAAACGGCGCAGCGGCTACAGGACAAAAAGTCACCATCTTCTTTACTTTCTGGGGACTGAACGTTATCAAGAAGTTGCACAAACCGGAAACCGAAAAGGATATTTTCGGAAAAATGTTTGGTATGATGCTGCCTTCCAGCTCCAAGAAACTGAAACTTTCTAAGATGAGCATGGGCGGAATGGGCGGAAAAATGATGCGGTATATCATGAACAAGAAAGGGATTGATTCACTGGAATCTTTGCGCCGGCAAGCTTTGGAAAACGGTGTGGAATTTATCGCTTGCCAGATGTCAATGGATGTGATGGGAGTAAAACAAGAAGAACTTCTGGATGAGGTGACCATTGGCGGCGTAGCAACGTATATGGAACGGGCGGATAACGCAAACGTTAATCTATTTATTTAAAAAATGAACTAATAAAATATTCAAATAAGGTATGAAAACAATATGTGCAATGCGTGATGTATTCAAAGCAATGGGAAACTTTGAAACAGCATTTGAAAAAATGTACCAGATAACGCTAAATGAAGCAATGATATTGTGTGCCCTCAAAGAGGCATCGGAGAAAGTGACGGCTACCAATCTGTCCAAGCAAACCGAGCTAAGCCCCTCACACACATCCAAAATGCTGCGAATACTGGAGGAAAAAGGGCTGATCGTCCGGTCGCTCGGAAGTGAAGACCGGAGACAGATGTACTTCCACCTGACCCATACGGGCAAGCAACGAGTAAATGAACTGGAACTTGATAAGGTAGAGATACCCGATCTACTTAAACCCCTGTTTAAATAAACGGATTTTCAAACAATTATCTGTAAATAATGAACGGTGAGCAAACTCCCTGATAATGGGGCAGAGTGCTCACCGTTTTTCTTTAAACAGGGCAAAAGATATATGTTAATTTTCCGGCAAAAGAAATTTCCATCTGAACCTTTTTCCACCTTTCTTGTTGTTTCTATCAAAAGCCCAAGGTACCTGGGCGCGATTTTTATATAACCTAAACATTATAAAAGATATGAAGAAATTAATTCCTATTTTATTGGCGGTCTTTGCACTCGCTTCATGTGAAAAAGACCCGGACATGGGTAAGCTGGATGACAATTATCTGGTATACACTAACTATGACAAGAAAGCCGATTTCAAAGTTCCTACATTCTATCTGGCACCCCAGATTCTGGTGATTAGTGACAGTAAAGAACCGGAATATCTCGAAGGTGAAGGCGCAGAACAAATTCTGGCTGCTTATACAGACAATATGGTAGCCAGAGGCTACGAAGCAGCAGCAGACCAAGAAAGTGCAGATCTTGGTATCCAAGTGAGCTACATCGCAAGTACTTATTATTTCACCAGCTACACACAACCTGAATGGTGGTGGGGTTATCCCGGATACTGGGGACCTGGCTACTGGGGTGGCAACTGGGGTGGTGGATGGTACTACCCGTACGCTGTAACTTATAGTTATAGCACCAACTCCTTCCTGACAGAAATGGTGAACTTGAAAGCCGAACAGGGAGACAGTAAAAAACTACCTGTTGTATGGACAAGTTATCTGACCGGATTTGAAACTGGTTCCAAAGCTATCAACCGTACTCTTGCAGTAGAAGCTGTCAACCAATCATTTACACAGTCACCTTATCTTACTAACAAATAATCAACTACAACTGTTATGAAAACAAGAAAAAATATATACTTCAAGGTAGTAGCCTTGGCGGCTATTGCCATCGCCTTCGCCATGCCGGCTAAGGCACAGCTATCAGACAATGGATATGCGAATATCGACTGGCAGTTCAATGCTCCGCTAAGTAATCACTTTGCAGATAAAGCAAGCGGTTGGGGTATGAACTTTGAAGGTGGTTATTTCGTGACTCCTAACATTGGCTTGGGACTTTTCCTCAACTATCACAGCAACCACGAATAT includes:
- a CDS encoding MarR family winged helix-turn-helix transcriptional regulator; this translates as MKTICAMRDVFKAMGNFETAFEKMYQITLNEAMILCALKEASEKVTATNLSKQTELSPSHTSKMLRILEEKGLIVRSLGSEDRRQMYFHLTHTGKQRVNELELDKVEIPDLLKPLFK
- the proC gene encoding pyrroline-5-carboxylate reductase → MKIAIIGAGHIGSAIVTCLAQGHLYNEKDIIVSNPNIDKLERLQEHFPAIHITTDNQQAISEAEVIVLAINPWKVDEVLSPLRFSRTQILVSLVSGVCISHLAHLTEAEMPIFRAVPNMAITERSSLTLIASRGTDKEYQQLIKQIFEEGGKCLFLQEKQLDTTSALTSSGIAFALKYMQAVMQAGIELGIPGKDAMQMAAYSMEGATELILNHNTHPLLEIEKVTTPGGTTIKGLNELEHKGFTSSIIQAIKSSATTLIDKEEEDVKIFR
- a CDS encoding DUF4136 domain-containing protein, with the protein product MKKLIPILLAVFALASCEKDPDMGKLDDNYLVYTNYDKKADFKVPTFYLAPQILVISDSKEPEYLEGEGAEQILAAYTDNMVARGYEAAADQESADLGIQVSYIASTYYFTSYTQPEWWWGYPGYWGPGYWGGNWGGGWYYPYAVTYSYSTNSFLTEMVNLKAEQGDSKKLPVVWTSYLTGFETGSKAINRTLAVEAVNQSFTQSPYLTNK
- a CDS encoding sigma-54-dependent transcriptional regulator; this encodes MNKILIIDDEVQIRSLLARMLELEGYEVCQAGDCKAALKQLEIQSPDVALCDVFLPDGNGVDLVLNIKKIAPNVEVILLTAHGNIPDGVQAIKNGAFDYITKGDDNNKIIPLISRAVEKAKMNVRLEKLEKKVGQMYSFDSILGESKVLKEAVSLAQKVSVTDVPVLLTGETGTGKEVFAQAIHYSSKRSKQNFVAVNCSSFSKELLESEMFGHKAGSFTGALKDKKGLFEEANNGTIFLDEIGEMAFELQAKLLRILETGEYIKIGDTKPTRVNVRIIAATNRNLQEEIKAGHFREDLFYRLSVFQVHLPSLRERTGDIRILATAFAKSFSEKLSYAINEMTPAFLEALEQQPWKGNIRELRNVIERSLIVCEGGRLDICDLPLEIQNTHYECSDDSVGSFELAAMERRHIARVLEYTKGNKTEAARLLKIGLTTLYRKIEEYKI